A region from the Maridesulfovibrio zosterae DSM 11974 genome encodes:
- the eno gene encoding phosphopyruvate hydratase, whose protein sequence is MSTIVAVWAREILDSRGNPTIEVEVVLESGATGRAAVPSGASTGTREALELRDGDKDRFGGKGVQVAVANVREEIAEALVGQDALRQVSIDNLLIELDGTENKERLGANAMLGVSMAVARAAANLLGIPLYQYLGGVNGKLLPVPMMNIINGGEHAPNNLDIQEFMIMPVGAETFAEALRMGAEIFHTLKGILAADGHNTAVGDEGGFAPNLESHAQAFEYIMKAIEKAGYRPGVDVALAIDAAASEFYKDGKYVLEGEGKEFTAEEMIEFYSDFVERFPLISIEDGLAEGDWDGWVKMTDELGEQIQLVGDDLFVTNPEILAEGIERGACNSILIKLNQIGTVTETLDTMELAKTAGYTNVVSHRSGETSDHFIADLAVGLNAGQIKTGSLCRSDRLAKYNQLLRIEEDLEDDGIYYGPALKEAFFGEED, encoded by the coding sequence ATGAGTACTATTGTAGCTGTTTGGGCTAGAGAAATTCTTGATTCCAGAGGTAACCCCACAATTGAGGTTGAAGTAGTTCTCGAATCCGGCGCAACAGGTCGCGCAGCTGTTCCTTCCGGAGCATCTACCGGTACCCGTGAAGCCCTTGAGCTTCGTGACGGAGACAAAGACCGTTTCGGAGGTAAAGGCGTACAGGTTGCTGTAGCCAATGTCCGTGAAGAAATAGCTGAAGCCCTTGTTGGTCAGGATGCTCTGCGTCAGGTTTCTATCGACAACCTGCTTATAGAATTGGATGGAACTGAGAATAAAGAAAGACTTGGTGCAAACGCAATGCTCGGCGTATCCATGGCTGTTGCAAGAGCTGCTGCAAACCTGCTGGGTATTCCTCTTTATCAGTATCTTGGCGGTGTTAACGGTAAGCTGCTGCCTGTTCCTATGATGAATATCATTAATGGCGGCGAGCATGCTCCTAATAACTTGGATATTCAGGAATTTATGATCATGCCTGTGGGAGCTGAAACTTTTGCTGAAGCTCTGCGCATGGGTGCTGAAATTTTCCACACCCTTAAAGGTATTCTCGCTGCTGACGGTCACAACACCGCAGTAGGTGATGAAGGTGGATTTGCTCCTAACCTTGAGTCTCATGCTCAGGCTTTCGAATACATTATGAAAGCTATTGAAAAAGCTGGTTACCGTCCCGGTGTTGATGTTGCACTGGCAATTGATGCTGCTGCTTCTGAATTCTATAAAGACGGTAAATACGTTCTCGAAGGTGAAGGCAAAGAATTCACAGCTGAAGAAATGATTGAATTCTATTCTGATTTTGTTGAGCGTTTCCCGCTGATTTCCATCGAAGACGGCCTTGCTGAAGGCGACTGGGACGGCTGGGTAAAAATGACTGATGAACTCGGTGAACAAATTCAGCTTGTTGGCGATGACCTTTTCGTAACCAACCCTGAAATTCTTGCTGAAGGTATTGAACGCGGAGCATGTAACTCTATTCTGATCAAATTGAACCAGATTGGAACTGTTACTGAAACTCTCGATACCATGGAACTTGCTAAAACTGCCGGTTATACCAACGTCGTATCCCATCGTTCCGGTGAAACCAGCGACCACTTCATTGCTGACCTCGCAGTAGGCCTCAATGCAGGACAGATCAAGACCGGTTCTCTGTGCCGCAGTGACCGCCTTGCTAAATACAACCAGCTCCTGCGCATTGAAGAAGATCTTGAAGATGATGGAATCTACTACGGTCCAGCTCTTAAAGAAGCTTTCTTCGGCGAAGAAGATTAA
- a CDS encoding iron-containing alcohol dehydrogenase, which translates to MNSSFNFHIPTNIIFGPGRIKELATVDLPGKKALIVTTAGKSVIKFGYLDKVLAALKEHGVESVIFNKILPNPIVDHVMEGAALAREQGCDFIIGLGGGSPIDSAKSIAIMVNNPGHYWDYIGGGSGKGQPVTEKALPLIAIPTTAGTGTEADPWTVITNMETQEKIGFGTKDTFPVIAIVDPELMLSLPPHLTAYQGMDAFFHAAEGYLANVNQPASDLFSLSSVKLITENLPKAVKDGSDIEARTALAWASTQSGMVESTSSCISQHSMEHALSAFDPSVTHGAGLIMLSVPYFTFMAEKVPERFPALAKAMGVDVDALPENERPMAFVTALKKLIKDIGCDGLNINDFNLEKSQAPALADNAMNAMGFLFTLDPYAMSKEECIGIFEKVFEA; encoded by the coding sequence ATGAATTCTTCATTTAATTTCCACATTCCTACCAACATTATCTTCGGCCCGGGTCGTATCAAAGAATTGGCAACAGTTGATCTGCCGGGTAAAAAAGCTCTGATTGTAACAACCGCAGGTAAATCTGTAATCAAATTCGGCTATCTGGATAAAGTCCTTGCAGCTCTCAAGGAGCATGGAGTTGAATCAGTCATATTCAACAAAATTCTCCCTAACCCCATTGTCGACCATGTCATGGAAGGAGCGGCCCTCGCCCGTGAACAAGGTTGCGACTTCATCATCGGTCTTGGCGGCGGAAGCCCCATTGACTCTGCAAAGTCCATTGCCATCATGGTTAACAATCCCGGACATTACTGGGATTACATCGGCGGAGGATCAGGAAAAGGACAGCCTGTTACAGAAAAAGCTCTACCGCTGATCGCCATACCTACCACAGCAGGAACAGGCACCGAAGCTGATCCATGGACCGTTATAACCAACATGGAAACTCAAGAGAAAATCGGGTTCGGCACTAAGGACACTTTCCCGGTAATCGCCATTGTCGACCCGGAACTTATGCTCAGCCTTCCTCCGCATTTGACGGCTTATCAAGGCATGGATGCATTCTTTCATGCGGCAGAAGGGTATCTGGCAAATGTCAACCAGCCAGCCAGTGACCTTTTCTCACTCAGCTCAGTAAAGCTGATTACTGAAAATCTTCCTAAAGCGGTAAAAGACGGCTCCGACATAGAAGCACGTACCGCATTAGCATGGGCCAGCACTCAGTCAGGTATGGTTGAGTCCACATCAAGCTGCATTTCGCAGCACTCTATGGAGCACGCACTCTCAGCCTTCGACCCGTCTGTAACCCATGGAGCAGGATTAATTATGCTAAGTGTCCCGTACTTTACTTTTATGGCTGAAAAAGTACCCGAAAGATTTCCGGCTCTCGCAAAGGCAATGGGAGTTGACGTAGATGCTCTGCCGGAAAATGAGCGGCCAATGGCATTTGTTACTGCCCTGAAAAAACTGATCAAGGATATCGGCTGTGACGGACTGAATATTAACGACTTTAATCTGGAAAAATCGCAAGCTCCGGCCCTCGCCGATAATGCTATGAATGCTATGGGATTCCTGTTCACTCTCGATCCATACGCAATGAGCAAGGAAGAGTGCATCGGTATTTTTGAAAAGGTTTTCGAAGCTTAA
- a CDS encoding MerR family transcriptional regulator → MPDKKLLSIAEISRLLEVPESTLHYWKNRFAQYLPSTGRNRQKRFKPEAVEIFKIISSMLKLGHTAEDVMSELSKKYPLNVTINHEDVQPDADFPAQMQQVNLDPAIQMAAAMGAEIAKSINEGLQGLMSCMPGANALPEDIRTCMDKATQDLNDQGESIDGLKTENELLKEKLSIMESELVRLRKDRREMEKYLLDKLKAVTK, encoded by the coding sequence GTGCCGGACAAAAAACTTTTATCCATAGCTGAAATATCCCGCCTTCTGGAAGTTCCCGAATCTACTCTCCACTACTGGAAAAACAGATTTGCTCAATACCTGCCAAGCACAGGCAGAAATAGACAAAAAAGATTCAAACCTGAAGCTGTTGAAATTTTTAAAATAATTTCCTCAATGCTTAAACTGGGGCATACAGCTGAAGATGTAATGTCAGAACTGTCAAAAAAATATCCCCTAAATGTAACTATTAATCATGAAGATGTTCAACCTGATGCAGACTTTCCGGCACAGATGCAACAGGTTAATCTTGATCCGGCAATACAGATGGCTGCAGCAATGGGAGCAGAAATTGCTAAATCCATCAACGAAGGGCTACAAGGACTTATGTCCTGCATGCCCGGAGCAAATGCTTTGCCTGAAGACATAAGAACTTGTATGGACAAAGCTACTCAGGACTTAAACGATCAGGGAGAATCCATTGACGGTTTAAAAACTGAGAATGAACTGTTAAAAGAGAAACTTTCTATTATGGAATCAGAACTGGTCAGACTGCGCAAGGATCGGCGTGAAATGGAAAAATACCTCCTTGACAAGCTCAAAGCCGTAACTAAATAG
- the uvrA gene encoding excinuclease ABC subunit UvrA, which yields MKKKTIHIEGARQHNLKNLSLDIPRDELVVVCGPSGSGKSTLSFDIVYAEGQRRYVESLSAYARQFLPQLDKPKVDKIEGLSPAISLEQQSTSRNPRSTVGTVTEIYDFLRVFFARLGLFHCPECGDPIEAQSSDEILERIMSLDEGTKFMLLAPLIDHQKGTHKDLMKKLKKEGFVRVRVDGQMYTIDDVPDLEKNKKHNIDLVVDRLVIKGDMKKRLGDSLELALRYGDESIVVSVIGGEDIYLSTMSTCPSCKISMPKLSPQLFSFNSPQGACQVCSGIGSVEYYEPELLAPNKGLSLKTGAVIPWKSPKMFERYEDIFRKLGKKCGFKVDTPISEFSKAAHDALFYGDKELGWEGVVDLLEVGRNLGRIWRDELSRFRQSRPCPACDGARLRPESLAVKVEGVSIAEFCSMSISKALNWLEKLEFQGHDLLIAEPLLKELTHRLGFMVNVGLDYLNLGRNMATLSGGEAQRIRLAGQLGSGLVGVTYVLDEPSIGLHPRDNERLLETLRSLQTRGNTVLVVEHDESTIRNADHVIELGPGSGMLGGEIVYQGSVDDLLGKSQSLTAKYLRGELALDKPDERRIPKDWIKLKGVETNNLKNIDVDIPLGVLCCFTGVSGSGKSSLVVDSMYKHLALSRGVKVDQPGRISGIDGIDKIEKVISIDQSPIGRTPRSNPATYTKIFDDIRKVFCATKEARKRGYKPGRFSFNVRGGRCEACRGDGQIRVEMHFLPDVYVTCDVCKGKRYNSQTLEVDYKGLNIAEVLNMTVRQAKVFFENHVTLKRRLEVLEQVGLEYVQLGQPATTLSGGEAQRIKISRELGKRSLPGALYILDEPTTGLHMHEVGKLIKVLQQLVEKGATVIVIEHNTDVIKASDYVFDLGPGGGESGGQIVAKGTPEEIIANPDSVTGKFLL from the coding sequence ATGAAGAAAAAGACAATACATATTGAAGGTGCTCGTCAGCACAACCTTAAAAATTTAAGCCTTGATATTCCCCGAGATGAGCTGGTCGTTGTTTGCGGCCCCTCCGGTTCTGGAAAATCTACTCTGTCTTTTGACATTGTTTATGCCGAGGGACAGCGGAGGTACGTTGAGTCTCTTTCGGCGTATGCCAGACAGTTTCTCCCGCAGCTTGATAAGCCTAAGGTTGATAAGATTGAAGGTTTATCCCCAGCTATTTCGCTTGAGCAGCAGTCAACATCGCGTAACCCTCGTTCAACCGTAGGTACTGTCACTGAAATTTATGATTTTTTGCGTGTTTTTTTTGCCAGACTTGGGCTTTTTCATTGTCCTGAGTGCGGTGACCCTATTGAGGCACAAAGTTCTGATGAGATTCTTGAGCGCATAATGTCCCTAGATGAGGGAACTAAGTTTATGCTGCTTGCTCCCCTTATAGATCATCAGAAAGGTACGCACAAAGATCTTATGAAAAAGCTTAAGAAAGAAGGCTTCGTGCGTGTACGGGTGGACGGGCAGATGTACACCATAGATGATGTTCCTGATCTTGAGAAAAATAAGAAGCATAATATTGATCTTGTTGTGGATCGTTTGGTAATTAAAGGTGATATGAAAAAGCGTCTGGGTGATTCTTTGGAACTTGCTCTGCGCTATGGGGATGAGTCTATCGTAGTTTCTGTTATCGGTGGTGAGGATATTTATCTGTCGACTATGTCGACCTGTCCTTCATGTAAAATCAGTATGCCGAAACTTTCCCCTCAGCTTTTTTCATTTAACAGCCCGCAGGGAGCATGTCAGGTTTGCTCAGGAATAGGCAGTGTAGAATATTATGAACCTGAATTGCTTGCTCCCAACAAAGGATTATCGCTCAAAACGGGAGCAGTTATTCCGTGGAAATCTCCTAAAATGTTCGAGCGCTACGAGGATATTTTCCGTAAGTTAGGTAAAAAATGCGGTTTTAAGGTTGATACACCAATCAGTGAGTTTTCAAAGGCCGCACATGATGCGCTGTTTTATGGCGATAAAGAACTTGGGTGGGAAGGTGTTGTCGATCTGTTGGAGGTAGGCCGTAATTTAGGTCGTATCTGGCGTGATGAGCTTTCTCGTTTTCGGCAGTCCCGTCCTTGTCCTGCCTGTGACGGGGCAAGATTGCGTCCTGAATCTCTTGCCGTAAAAGTCGAAGGTGTTTCCATTGCTGAATTTTGTTCAATGTCTATCAGCAAGGCTCTTAACTGGCTGGAAAAACTTGAATTTCAAGGTCATGATTTACTTATAGCCGAGCCTTTGCTGAAAGAGCTTACCCACAGGCTTGGATTTATGGTTAATGTCGGTCTTGATTATCTGAATCTGGGCCGTAATATGGCAACTCTTTCAGGTGGTGAGGCTCAGCGGATCAGGCTTGCAGGACAGCTTGGTTCAGGTCTTGTGGGAGTGACCTATGTACTTGATGAGCCTTCCATAGGGCTTCATCCTCGTGATAATGAACGACTTCTTGAGACTCTGCGCTCCCTGCAAACCAGAGGTAATACAGTTCTGGTAGTTGAGCATGATGAATCTACTATCCGTAATGCTGATCATGTGATCGAGCTTGGTCCCGGTTCAGGTATGCTTGGCGGGGAAATTGTATATCAGGGGAGTGTGGATGACCTGCTTGGCAAGTCTCAGTCTTTGACTGCAAAATATCTTCGCGGAGAGCTTGCTCTGGATAAGCCTGATGAACGGCGCATTCCAAAAGACTGGATTAAGCTTAAGGGCGTTGAAACTAACAATCTTAAGAATATTGATGTGGACATACCGCTGGGTGTCCTTTGCTGTTTTACCGGTGTCTCCGGTTCAGGTAAAAGTTCGCTGGTAGTAGATTCCATGTATAAACATCTTGCACTTTCACGAGGCGTGAAAGTTGATCAGCCCGGACGTATTTCAGGTATAGACGGCATTGATAAAATTGAAAAAGTTATTTCAATTGATCAGTCTCCTATAGGCCGAACCCCTCGTTCTAATCCTGCAACCTATACCAAGATTTTTGACGATATACGGAAAGTTTTTTGTGCAACCAAGGAAGCAAGGAAGCGTGGCTATAAACCAGGGCGTTTCAGTTTCAACGTGCGCGGCGGACGCTGCGAAGCATGTCGTGGTGATGGGCAGATCAGAGTTGAAATGCATTTTCTGCCTGATGTTTACGTGACCTGTGATGTCTGCAAAGGCAAGCGCTACAATAGCCAGACTCTTGAAGTTGACTATAAAGGGCTCAATATTGCTGAGGTCCTTAATATGACCGTGCGCCAAGCTAAAGTTTTTTTTGAAAATCACGTGACTTTGAAACGCAGACTTGAAGTGTTGGAACAGGTCGGGCTTGAGTATGTTCAATTGGGACAGCCTGCAACCACACTTTCCGGTGGAGAAGCACAGCGTATTAAAATTTCACGTGAGCTGGGGAAAAGAAGCCTTCCAGGGGCGTTATATATTCTTGATGAACCGACGACTGGTTTGCATATGCACGAGGTTGGTAAGCTGATCAAAGTTTTGCAGCAGCTTGTTGAGAAGGGTGCTACCGTGATTGTTATCGAGCATAACACCGACGTGATTAAGGCTTCCGACTATGTGTTTGATTTAGGTCCAGGGGGAGGTGAGTCTGGCGGGCAGATTGTTGCAAAAGGTACCCCTGAAGAGATTATTGCAAACCCAGATTCTGTGACCGGAAAATTTTTGCTTTAA
- the htpG gene encoding molecular chaperone HtpG: MTTQTEKFEFKAEVNQLLDILVHSLYTNREIFLREIISNASDALDKMRFAINSEPDLNDEIEPEITISYNEENKSVIVKDTGLGMTKEEVMANIGTIAHSGSAEFVKQAAESKESLDSLIGRFGVGFYSIFMVSDKVIVRTKSYKDGEAAIQWVSDGKNSYELSILDEELTHGTSIEIFLNEDMVERFGSEGKLKDIVSKHSNFVSFPIMIGGERVNTVTALWREPKFQIKQEQYEEFYKFLTYDSQPPISTLHFSVDAPVQFNSLLFIPEKDLDIFGMDRDNWGLDLYVRRVLIEKQNKNLLPEYLSFIKGVVDTEDLPLNISRETLQDNLLIGKISSTLTKQVLGQLEKIAKDDPEKYAQFWKAHSKIFKAGHMDFLNRDKYSKLLRFDSSKAEDETLIAFDDYIERAKEDQKEIYYSVVASREAANLNPHLEIFRSKDIEVIYLYEPIDEFVMESLREYSEFTLVAAEYADLEKLDKFESAKKENEAEPLSDEQEKDMEALAAKMKEILGEQVAEVKISERLSDSPCRLINPDGAMTSSMEKIMKAMNKDNSIPTKTMEINADHPLLRSMLNIFKTNADDEFIALSSKQLLESALLLEGYLSDPHALVGRIQNLLTKAGGWYAKLEEKD, encoded by the coding sequence ATGACTACACAGACTGAAAAATTCGAATTTAAAGCTGAAGTTAACCAATTGCTGGACATTCTGGTCCACTCTCTCTACACCAACCGCGAAATCTTTCTGCGGGAAATTATTTCCAACGCATCCGATGCTCTTGATAAAATGCGTTTTGCCATCAACAGCGAGCCTGATCTTAATGATGAAATTGAACCGGAAATCACTATTTCCTACAATGAAGAAAACAAATCCGTAATCGTAAAAGATACAGGTCTCGGCATGACTAAAGAAGAAGTCATGGCCAACATAGGAACCATCGCCCATTCTGGTTCAGCAGAATTTGTCAAACAGGCAGCGGAGTCAAAAGAAAGCTTAGACTCTCTTATCGGACGCTTCGGTGTGGGCTTCTATTCTATTTTCATGGTTTCAGATAAAGTTATTGTTCGCACCAAATCATACAAAGACGGTGAAGCTGCTATCCAGTGGGTTTCTGATGGTAAAAACAGCTATGAACTGAGTATCCTTGATGAAGAACTTACTCATGGAACATCTATTGAAATTTTCCTCAACGAAGATATGGTTGAACGCTTCGGCTCCGAAGGCAAGCTGAAAGATATCGTTTCCAAACACTCAAATTTTGTATCCTTCCCCATCATGATTGGTGGAGAAAGGGTTAACACCGTAACTGCTCTGTGGCGCGAACCTAAATTCCAGATTAAGCAGGAACAATACGAAGAATTTTATAAATTCCTGACTTATGACTCACAGCCGCCTATAAGCACACTGCACTTTTCCGTCGATGCTCCGGTTCAGTTCAACAGCCTTCTTTTCATTCCCGAAAAAGACCTTGATATCTTCGGAATGGACCGCGATAACTGGGGACTAGACCTCTACGTACGTCGCGTACTTATCGAAAAGCAGAACAAAAATCTCTTGCCCGAATACCTTAGCTTCATCAAAGGTGTAGTTGATACTGAAGATCTACCGCTGAATATATCCCGCGAAACGCTTCAGGACAACCTGCTCATCGGAAAGATCAGCTCCACTTTGACTAAACAGGTTTTAGGACAGCTTGAAAAAATAGCTAAAGATGATCCTGAAAAGTATGCACAATTCTGGAAAGCACATTCGAAGATCTTCAAAGCCGGGCATATGGATTTCCTGAATAGAGATAAATATTCAAAACTGCTGCGCTTTGATTCTTCTAAAGCTGAGGATGAGACTCTTATTGCTTTTGATGATTACATTGAAAGAGCTAAGGAAGATCAGAAAGAAATATACTATTCAGTTGTTGCAAGCCGTGAAGCTGCGAACCTGAATCCTCACCTTGAGATCTTCCGCAGCAAGGATATTGAAGTAATATATCTTTACGAGCCGATCGATGAATTCGTCATGGAATCCTTACGTGAATATAGTGAATTCACTCTGGTCGCAGCAGAATACGCTGATCTTGAAAAGCTGGATAAGTTTGAATCAGCAAAAAAAGAAAATGAAGCAGAGCCTCTTTCCGACGAGCAGGAAAAGGATATGGAAGCTCTTGCCGCCAAGATGAAAGAAATTCTCGGCGAGCAGGTTGCAGAGGTTAAAATATCTGAAAGACTTTCCGACTCCCCCTGCCGTCTGATTAATCCTGATGGTGCTATGACTTCCTCCATGGAAAAAATCATGAAAGCCATGAACAAGGATAACTCTATTCCAACTAAGACCATGGAAATCAACGCTGATCATCCACTGCTGCGTTCCATGTTGAATATCTTTAAAACCAATGCTGATGATGAGTTCATTGCACTCTCCTCTAAACAGCTCCTTGAATCAGCTCTCCTTCTTGAAGGATACTTAAGCGACCCTCATGCCTTGGTTGGACGGATTCAAAACCTGCTGACTAAAGCAGGCGGGTGGTACGCTAAGCTTGAAGAAAAAGACTAA
- a CDS encoding HD-GYP domain-containing protein yields the protein MDGLTELLACIQDISGGNFSNDIMELTSDKYDPFIREVAESVGLMMVRIEAREFALEQANDDLKCNIIATVKAVARGLSLRDPYTRGHGERVGRYCERLARRLEWSKEEIWTVQVAGTLHDIGKIGFSDRLIQNEDTRVDDEMLNEIRMHSEWGYCMLRGLSFLGPAIEFVHSHHERLDGTGYPCGLKGDEIKQGSRVLSIADVFDAITTNRSYQDAMDLEKAFSILRKLAGPALDPELVEQFIQEINENGLEDVEDNFTTCAVKKCSLP from the coding sequence ATGGACGGATTAACCGAGCTGTTAGCTTGTATTCAGGATATTTCAGGTGGAAATTTTTCTAATGATATTATGGAACTTACTTCTGATAAATATGATCCATTTATCCGTGAAGTGGCGGAGTCCGTGGGGCTAATGATGGTTCGCATCGAAGCTCGTGAGTTTGCGCTGGAGCAGGCTAATGATGATCTGAAATGTAATATTATTGCTACGGTCAAGGCTGTCGCGCGTGGATTAAGTCTGCGTGATCCGTATACTCGCGGGCATGGTGAGCGGGTTGGTCGTTATTGTGAGCGTCTTGCGCGGAGACTGGAGTGGTCTAAGGAAGAGATATGGACTGTTCAAGTCGCTGGAACTTTGCATGATATAGGTAAAATCGGTTTCAGTGACCGGCTGATACAGAATGAAGATACAAGAGTTGATGACGAGATGCTGAATGAAATACGTATGCACTCTGAGTGGGGATATTGTATGCTTAGAGGGCTTAGTTTTTTAGGTCCTGCCATTGAATTTGTGCATTCACATCATGAACGGCTGGATGGAACAGGTTATCCATGTGGGTTAAAAGGTGACGAGATAAAGCAAGGTTCAAGAGTTCTCAGTATTGCAGATGTTTTCGATGCGATTACCACCAATCGTTCATATCAAGATGCTATGGATTTGGAGAAGGCTTTTTCTATTCTGCGAAAACTGGCTGGTCCAGCTCTTGATCCAGAACTGGTTGAGCAGTTTATTCAAGAGATTAATGAAAATGGGCTTGAAGATGTTGAAGATAATTTTACGACCTGTGCAGTAAAAAAATGTTCGTTGCCATAG
- the folD gene encoding bifunctional methylenetetrahydrofolate dehydrogenase/methenyltetrahydrofolate cyclohydrolase FolD: MQILNGKETALTIREELKVEIDALKAKHGRAPGLAVILVGEDPASQVYVRNKEIACEKAGIVSSAHRIDASVSQEDLEALINKLNADETIDGILLQLPLPKGLDSQRCLELIDPGKDVDGFHPMNVGKLMLGLPGFRSCTPAGIMTLLERYNLPTSGKKAVVVGRSNIVGKPLAMMLMQYGDFANATVTVCHSRTDNLAEEVKAADFVFAAIGMPKFITKDMVKEGAVVIDVGINRTDEGLVGDCDYAALEPLASAMTPVPGGVGPMTIAQLLINTVQAFKEHVGDS; the protein is encoded by the coding sequence ATGCAGATTTTGAATGGTAAAGAAACAGCCCTTACTATCCGTGAAGAGCTGAAAGTTGAAATAGATGCACTGAAAGCAAAGCACGGGAGAGCACCCGGTCTTGCCGTTATACTTGTAGGTGAAGATCCTGCATCTCAGGTTTATGTTCGTAACAAGGAAATTGCTTGTGAAAAGGCTGGTATTGTTTCTTCTGCTCATAGAATAGACGCTAGCGTTTCACAGGAAGATCTTGAAGCATTAATTAATAAACTTAATGCTGATGAAACCATTGATGGTATTCTTTTACAGCTTCCACTGCCTAAAGGTCTGGACAGTCAACGCTGTCTTGAACTGATTGATCCGGGTAAAGATGTTGATGGCTTTCACCCTATGAATGTAGGTAAGCTTATGCTTGGCCTTCCCGGTTTTCGTTCCTGCACCCCTGCGGGCATCATGACTTTGCTGGAACGCTACAACCTGCCCACTTCCGGTAAAAAAGCTGTTGTGGTCGGACGTTCCAATATTGTAGGAAAACCTTTGGCTATGATGCTTATGCAGTATGGTGATTTTGCAAATGCCACAGTCACAGTGTGTCATTCCCGTACTGATAATCTGGCAGAAGAAGTTAAAGCAGCCGATTTTGTCTTCGCAGCTATAGGTATGCCTAAATTCATCACTAAAGATATGGTTAAGGAAGGCGCAGTAGTAATCGATGTGGGTATCAACCGCACCGATGAAGGTCTGGTCGGTGACTGTGACTACGCAGCACTTGAACCGCTCGCCAGTGCCATGACCCCTGTTCCCGGTGGAGTCGGCCCTATGACCATCGCTCAGCTTTTGATCAATACCGTTCAGGCTTTTAAAGAGCATGTCGGGGATTCGTAG
- a CDS encoding type III pantothenate kinase encodes MSKDTILLFDVGNTNTKIGFSTYDKIGPSFVLPTDPGGTSDSWGLKLLEICRVAGYSTEDILGGAVSSVVPPMNPILKSAVERFFPCELKFVPSSIPLTLNNKYERPWEVGADRLVTAFAARNISESRSLIVVDFGTATTFDCVVDNDYMGGLICPGVLSSTKALATGTAKLPHISLEIESNVIRPGKSTADSLNQGLIFGFAAMVEGLSERLGNTLGGEVELIATGGFATRIAEVCRAIDRVEPTLLLDGLRMGWFGVEE; translated from the coding sequence ATGTCTAAAGATACTATTTTACTTTTTGATGTAGGTAATACCAATACTAAGATTGGATTCTCTACCTATGATAAGATAGGGCCTTCTTTTGTACTGCCGACTGATCCCGGTGGCACTTCTGATTCATGGGGGCTGAAGCTTTTGGAGATCTGCCGGGTGGCGGGTTATTCAACCGAAGATATACTCGGTGGTGCGGTCTCGTCAGTTGTTCCGCCCATGAATCCTATTCTTAAAAGCGCAGTAGAAAGATTCTTTCCCTGTGAACTTAAATTTGTACCTAGTTCTATTCCCCTTACGCTTAACAATAAATATGAGCGGCCGTGGGAAGTTGGTGCTGACAGGCTGGTAACTGCTTTTGCCGCGCGTAATATCAGTGAAAGCAGGAGTTTAATTGTTGTGGACTTCGGTACTGCAACAACTTTTGATTGTGTGGTAGACAATGATTACATGGGTGGTCTCATCTGTCCGGGAGTGCTGTCTTCCACTAAAGCTCTTGCAACAGGCACTGCAAAACTGCCGCATATTTCGCTTGAAATCGAGTCTAATGTTATAAGACCCGGTAAAAGCACTGCCGATAGCCTTAATCAAGGGCTTATTTTTGGATTTGCTGCTATGGTTGAAGGACTTAGTGAGCGACTTGGCAATACTTTGGGAGGTGAGGTGGAACTAATCGCCACCGGAGGATTTGCCACTAGAATTGCTGAAGTCTGCCGTGCTATTGATCGTGTGGAGCCTACTCTTCTTTTAGACGGGTTACGCATGGGGTGGTTCGGCGTAGAAGAATAG